Part of the Sulfurimonas denitrificans DSM 1251 genome is shown below.
ACCTATACTTCAAGAAGAGAAAATCCCTCTTATTGCTCCTTTTAGCGGTGCAGAGTTTTTAAGAGATGAAAAATATGAGCACTTTATAAACTTTAGAAGTTCATATAAAGAAGAGATAGATGCTATTGTTAAATACCTTTATGAGAAAAAAGGAGTAAAGAGATTTGCTGTTTTTTATCAAAATGATGATTATGGAGAGGAAGGTTTTGTATCTTTGCTTGAATCTTTAGATAAAAGAGACTTAGAACTCTCAGGAGAGGGAACTTACAAAAGAAATACGCTCTCTATAAAACATGCACTCTATGAGATAAAAAGTGCCAAACCTGAGGCAGTTTTAATGGTTGGAGCACATAAAGCAAATGCTATTTTTATAAAAACAGCCAAGTTGGATGAGACATTTAAAGATACTTACTTTTGCAATATCTCTTTTGGAGACGCTGATGAGATGATAAAAGAGTTAGACAAAAATACAACAAATTTACTCTTTAGCGAAGTTGCACCAAACTACAAAAACAGTGAATTGAGCGTTGTCTTAGAGTATAAAGAGTTGATGAAAAAATACTATCCAAACCAAGCCCTTGGATTTATATCTTTTGAGTCATTTCTTGCTGCAAAAACAGTTGTTGCGGCTTTACAAAATATAGATGGAAGTATCACAAGAGATAAGTTTTTAAGTGAGATAAAAAACTTACAAAGTGATTCTTTAGGTGGTTTAGAGATTGATTTTAAAAACAGACAATTGCACAACAAAATCTATCTTTATAGATATGAAAATTCAAACTTTATAGAAGTAAAAAATGAAGATTAGAAAAATACTCCTAGCAATAGAGAAAATATCTTTTTC
Proteins encoded:
- a CDS encoding ABC transporter substrate-binding protein, which gives rise to MIRYIVALSGILIFFYFIPRDDKFDQESLKLGISVPSSGIMKAWGSAVYSGADSYFLHVNENNLLSGKKIFLVVCDDKYEPELTIENIKKLIDEKIFVFFGFVGTPTVKKILPILQEEKIPLIAPFSGAEFLRDEKYEHFINFRSSYKEEIDAIVKYLYEKKGVKRFAVFYQNDDYGEEGFVSLLESLDKRDLELSGEGTYKRNTLSIKHALYEIKSAKPEAVLMVGAHKANAIFIKTAKLDETFKDTYFCNISFGDADEMIKELDKNTTNLLFSEVAPNYKNSELSVVLEYKELMKKYYPNQALGFISFESFLAAKTVVAALQNIDGSITRDKFLSEIKNLQSDSLGGLEIDFKNRQLHNKIYLYRYENSNFIEVKNED